Proteins encoded by one window of Bacillus sp. DTU_2020_1000418_1_SI_GHA_SEK_038:
- a CDS encoding thioesterase family protein, with protein sequence MLVSTKEIEVRYAETDQMGVVYHANYLIWMELGRTQLIKDLGFNYAEMEKDGIISPVLDIQASYKKPLHYGENAIIKTWIEEYDGLRVSYGYEIYTEEGEIAVTGMSKHVCVKKESFRPISVKKHYPIWHEAYEKAKKHSVNV encoded by the coding sequence ATGTTAGTTTCAACAAAGGAAATTGAAGTTAGATACGCGGAGACAGACCAAATGGGTGTTGTTTACCATGCTAACTATTTAATTTGGATGGAATTAGGACGAACTCAGCTCATTAAGGATTTAGGCTTTAATTATGCAGAGATGGAGAAGGATGGGATTATTTCGCCTGTCTTAGATATTCAAGCATCCTACAAAAAGCCTCTTCATTATGGTGAAAACGCAATAATCAAAACATGGATTGAGGAATACGATGGCTTGCGTGTCAGCTACGGCTACGAAATATATACAGAAGAAGGAGAAATTGCAGTTACAGGCATGTCCAAGCATGTCTGTGTCAAAAAGGAATCATTCCGTCCAATATCTGTTAAGAAACATTACCCAATATGGCATGAAGCCTACGAAAAAGCAAAAAAGCATTCTGTAAATGTGTGA